Proteins from a single region of Vulgatibacter sp.:
- a CDS encoding acetyl-CoA C-acetyltransferase — MKNEAWVIDAMRTPRGRGKMGKGSLSGIHPQELLGQTLNALADRTGVDRAAVDDVVVGCVAQVNEQGANIARNAVLAAGWPLSVTGTTLNRFCASGLQSVHFAAMGVMSGAQELVFAGGVESMSLFPIGADGGGQDGGNQTLRERIFQVPQGIGADLIATREGYTRAMIDEVALRSQRNAAAAIEAGRFARSLVPVVDPATGKVVLDREENPRPATTAEALAALPASFVGLGASEVDGATLDGIALRPYPDTTGIRHIHSAGNSSGLADGAAAVAVASTDFVRAHGLKPRARIRAMATVGSEPVIMLTGPAPASRKALRATGMEASDIDLWEINEAFAAVVLQTIRSLGIEEDRVNVNGGAIALGHPLGATGAMLLGTLIDELERRDLSTGLVTMCIGGGQGIATIVERV, encoded by the coding sequence CGGCCAGACCCTGAACGCGCTGGCGGACCGGACCGGCGTCGACAGGGCCGCGGTGGACGACGTGGTGGTGGGCTGCGTCGCGCAGGTGAACGAGCAGGGGGCGAACATCGCCCGCAACGCCGTCCTCGCTGCGGGCTGGCCCCTCTCGGTGACCGGCACCACCCTGAACCGCTTCTGCGCCTCGGGGCTGCAGTCGGTCCACTTCGCGGCGATGGGCGTGATGTCGGGGGCGCAGGAGCTCGTCTTCGCCGGCGGCGTGGAGAGCATGTCGCTCTTCCCGATCGGCGCCGACGGCGGCGGCCAGGACGGCGGCAACCAGACCCTGCGCGAGCGGATCTTCCAGGTGCCGCAGGGGATCGGCGCGGACCTCATCGCCACGCGCGAGGGTTATACCCGCGCCATGATCGACGAGGTGGCGCTCCGCTCCCAGCGCAACGCCGCGGCGGCGATCGAGGCGGGCCGCTTCGCGCGCAGCCTCGTTCCCGTGGTCGATCCGGCAACTGGGAAGGTGGTGCTCGACCGGGAGGAGAATCCCCGCCCCGCCACCACCGCCGAGGCCCTCGCAGCGCTGCCGGCTTCCTTCGTCGGCCTCGGCGCCAGCGAGGTGGACGGCGCCACCCTCGACGGGATCGCCCTCCGGCCCTACCCCGATACCACCGGGATCCGGCACATCCACAGCGCCGGCAACTCGAGCGGCCTCGCCGACGGCGCCGCTGCGGTGGCGGTCGCCTCCACCGATTTCGTCCGGGCCCACGGGCTCAAGCCCCGCGCCAGGATCCGCGCCATGGCCACGGTGGGCAGCGAGCCGGTGATCATGCTCACCGGCCCGGCGCCCGCCTCGCGGAAGGCCCTGCGCGCCACTGGCATGGAGGCCTCGGACATCGACCTCTGGGAGATCAACGAGGCCTTCGCCGCGGTGGTGCTCCAGACGATCCGCTCCCTCGGAATCGAGGAGGACCGGGTGAACGTCAACGGCGGCGCCATCGCCCTGGGCCACCCGCTCGGCGCCACCGGGGCGATGCTCCTCGGCACCCTGATCGACGAGCTGGAGCGGCGGGACCTCTCCACCGGGCTGGTGACGATGTGCATCGGCGGCGGCCAGGGGATCGCCACCATCGTCGAGCGGGTCTGA
- the fabF gene encoding beta-ketoacyl-ACP synthase II, which produces MRTEEKRRVVVTGLGLLTPCGSGVEKSWANLVEGRSGVGPITLFDASGLSVRIAGEVSDFDPGRWVEKREQRRMDRFEQLAIAAADEAVADAGLVVTEANAERIATIIGSGIGGIASLEETAKKAFEKGPDRVSPFFILQMIANLAAGYVSARHGFKGPSWCPVSACSTSAHALGEAARGIARGDYDVAVAGGAEAPICMLAVSGFSAMRALSTRNDEPTRASRPFDLDRDGFVIAEGAGMMVLESYEHAVARGARIHAELVGYGASSDAGHPTAPSPHHEGGQRAMRAALRDAGLPPEAIGYLNAHGTSTDIGDTLEAAAIEAVFGEHAAKLLVSSTKSMTGHMNGAAGAAEAVISVLALTRGIVPPTINVERQDPAVRLDVVPNHARKAELQAVMSNSFGFGGTNVALVFGRS; this is translated from the coding sequence ATGCGAACGGAAGAGAAGCGGCGGGTGGTGGTCACGGGGCTCGGGCTCCTCACCCCCTGTGGAAGCGGCGTGGAGAAGAGCTGGGCCAACCTGGTGGAGGGGCGGAGCGGCGTGGGGCCGATCACCCTCTTCGATGCGAGCGGGCTCTCGGTCCGGATTGCAGGTGAGGTCTCGGATTTCGACCCCGGCCGCTGGGTGGAGAAGCGGGAGCAGCGGCGGATGGACCGCTTCGAGCAGCTGGCGATCGCCGCTGCGGACGAGGCGGTGGCCGACGCGGGGCTGGTGGTCACCGAGGCGAACGCCGAGCGGATCGCCACCATCATCGGCTCCGGCATCGGCGGGATCGCCAGCCTCGAGGAGACGGCGAAGAAGGCCTTCGAGAAGGGGCCGGACCGGGTGAGCCCCTTCTTCATCCTCCAGATGATCGCCAACCTCGCAGCCGGCTACGTCTCGGCGCGCCACGGCTTCAAGGGGCCGAGCTGGTGCCCGGTCTCCGCCTGCTCCACCTCGGCCCACGCCCTGGGGGAGGCGGCCCGCGGCATCGCCCGGGGCGACTACGACGTGGCGGTGGCTGGCGGCGCCGAGGCGCCGATCTGCATGCTCGCCGTCTCGGGCTTCTCGGCGATGCGGGCGCTCTCCACCCGCAACGACGAGCCGACCAGGGCCAGCCGCCCCTTCGATCTCGACCGGGACGGCTTCGTCATCGCCGAGGGCGCCGGGATGATGGTGCTGGAGTCGTACGAGCACGCGGTGGCCCGCGGCGCCAGGATCCACGCGGAGCTGGTGGGCTACGGCGCCTCCTCCGACGCAGGCCATCCCACCGCGCCTTCGCCCCACCACGAGGGCGGGCAGCGGGCGATGCGGGCGGCGCTGCGGGATGCGGGGCTGCCGCCGGAGGCGATCGGCTACCTGAACGCCCACGGCACCTCCACCGACATCGGCGACACCCTCGAGGCGGCGGCGATCGAGGCGGTCTTCGGGGAACACGCGGCAAAGCTGCTCGTCTCCTCGACCAAGTCGATGACCGGCCACATGAACGGCGCCGCTGGCGCGGCGGAGGCGGTGATCTCGGTGCTGGCGCTCACCCGCGGCATCGTGCCCCCGACGATCAACGTGGAGCGACAGGATCCGGCGGTGCGCCTCGACGTGGTTCCGAACCACGCCAGGAAGGCCGAGTTGCAGGCGGTGATGAGCAACTCCTTCGGCTTCGGCGGGACCAACGTGGCGCTGGTCTTCGGGCGGAGCTGA
- a CDS encoding PaaI family thioesterase, whose amino-acid sequence MERVRTVHWEHPTAHLPEARQLAGIDWLRAIADGSFPAPPIAQLLGFTLATIEPGRVVFALESGEHLYNPIGLVHGGATVATTQGRLEDEAGRLYAHGTGSCLVLRQRGAR is encoded by the coding sequence ATGGAACGCGTCCGCACGGTGCACTGGGAACACCCCACCGCCCACCTGCCGGAGGCCCGGCAGCTCGCCGGCATCGATTGGCTCCGGGCCATCGCCGACGGCAGCTTCCCCGCGCCGCCGATCGCACAGCTCCTCGGCTTCACCCTCGCCACGATCGAGCCGGGCCGGGTGGTCTTCGCCCTGGAGAGCGGCGAGCACCTCTACAACCCCATCGGCCTCGTCCACGGCGGCGCCACCGTCGCCACCACCCAGGGCCGCCTCGAGGACGAGGCCGGCAGGCTCTACGCCCACGGCACGGGCAGCTGCCTCGTCCTCCGGCAGAGGGGGGCGCGGTGA
- a CDS encoding TetR/AcrR family transcriptional regulator has protein sequence MRYKPEHKQATRARILAAAGKLFRSDGLAGASVDRVMRGAGLTIGGFYGHFASKEALVAETLRSLLQRYRAAWLGGLEELEGAAFLDHFARRYLTVHNRDDESGCAMPSILSELGRSAPEVQAVLEEEVEPLFAALEARLPPQPSISPRQRALATLSLIFGAMALARATRSTALSDEFLAAARAFLGAEAAATRRSH, from the coding sequence GTGAGGTACAAGCCGGAGCACAAGCAGGCCACCCGGGCGAGGATCCTCGCCGCAGCGGGGAAGCTCTTCCGCAGCGACGGGCTCGCGGGCGCCTCGGTGGATCGGGTGATGCGGGGTGCCGGGCTCACCATCGGCGGCTTCTACGGCCACTTCGCCTCGAAGGAGGCGCTGGTGGCGGAGACGCTCCGGAGCCTGCTGCAGCGCTACCGGGCCGCCTGGCTCGGCGGTCTCGAGGAGCTCGAGGGCGCTGCCTTCCTCGACCATTTCGCGCGGCGCTACCTCACCGTCCACAACCGGGACGACGAGAGCGGCTGCGCCATGCCCTCGATCCTCTCGGAGCTGGGACGGAGCGCACCGGAGGTGCAGGCGGTGCTGGAGGAGGAGGTGGAGCCGCTCTTCGCCGCCCTCGAGGCGCGGCTGCCCCCGCAGCCCAGCATCAGCCCCAGGCAGCGGGCGCTGGCCACGCTCTCGCTCATCTTCGGGGCGATGGCGCTGGCGAGGGCGACGCGCTCGACGGCGCTCTCCGACGAATTCCTCGCTGCGGCGCGGGCCTTCCTCGGCGCGGAAGCGGCGGCGACCCGCCGCTCCCATTGA
- a CDS encoding GNAT family N-acetyltransferase, whose amino-acid sequence MIRKAAASDAGTVLELVRAYYQYDGIDFDEQKVRPALERLLAAPDLGFVHLVETDGRIVGYAMATWGYDVEFGGRFALLTDLYVMRDFWGAGFGRSLVAAVEQAAKEGGASALEGQVMRGNERARSFYHEWGFRFPDRLLMSRRL is encoded by the coding sequence ATGATCCGGAAGGCAGCAGCGTCCGACGCAGGTACGGTGCTCGAGCTCGTGCGGGCCTACTACCAGTACGACGGCATCGATTTCGACGAGCAGAAGGTGCGGCCCGCGCTGGAGCGCCTCCTCGCCGCGCCCGACCTCGGCTTCGTCCACCTCGTGGAGACCGACGGGAGAATCGTGGGCTACGCCATGGCCACCTGGGGCTACGACGTGGAGTTCGGCGGGCGCTTCGCGCTCCTCACCGACCTCTACGTGATGCGCGACTTCTGGGGCGCCGGCTTCGGCAGGTCGCTGGTCGCCGCGGTGGAGCAGGCGGCGAAGGAGGGCGGCGCCTCCGCCCTCGAGGGCCAGGTGATGCGCGGCAACGAGCGGGCCCGCAGCTTCTACCACGAGTGGGGGTTCCGCTTCCCCGACCGCCTGCTGATGTCGCGGCGGCTCTGA
- a CDS encoding cation:proton antiporter, whose amino-acid sequence MRRILVLLLVFSPAVGAAVEASADAGGHADPVAHEVAVLAIVLAAAVLGGDLATRFKQPAVLGELLAGVVLGNLDLLGIGLFEPIASDAFVDMLARLGVLFLLFEVGLESTVGEMRQVGGTALLVAVAGVAAPFALGWGVSAWLLPDAGLYVHLFLGATLCATSVGITARVLQDIGKSQTAEAKVILGAAVIDDVLGLVLLAVVTGIISAADRGGAVSLFDVGWTLLKAVLFLLGALLLGVKIAPRLFSFASRLRSRGVLLVTGLLVLFVMSWAANLIGLAPIVGAFAAGLILEDVHYRDFLDRGEHTLEELIHPIAGFLVPVFFVLMGMRTDLAAFGQSAVLGLAAALTVVGIAGKLACGLGVIGKPLDKLTIGVGMVPRGEVGLIFANIGLALTVGGQRIVSPPVFSAIVVVVMVTTMVTPPALKWSIGRAEARTP is encoded by the coding sequence ATGCGCCGGATCCTCGTCCTCCTGCTCGTCTTCTCCCCGGCGGTGGGCGCTGCCGTCGAGGCTTCTGCCGATGCCGGTGGCCACGCCGATCCCGTCGCCCACGAGGTGGCGGTCCTCGCCATCGTCCTCGCCGCTGCGGTCCTCGGCGGCGACCTCGCCACCCGCTTCAAGCAGCCGGCGGTCCTCGGCGAGCTCCTCGCCGGCGTCGTCCTCGGCAACCTCGACCTGCTCGGCATCGGCCTCTTCGAGCCGATCGCCTCCGACGCCTTCGTCGACATGCTGGCGCGGCTCGGCGTGCTCTTCCTCCTCTTCGAGGTGGGCCTCGAGTCGACGGTGGGGGAGATGAGGCAGGTGGGCGGGACGGCGCTCCTCGTCGCCGTCGCCGGCGTGGCAGCGCCCTTCGCCCTGGGCTGGGGCGTGAGCGCCTGGCTCCTCCCCGACGCGGGTCTCTACGTCCACCTCTTCCTCGGCGCGACGCTCTGCGCCACCTCCGTGGGCATCACCGCCCGCGTGCTCCAGGACATCGGCAAGTCGCAGACCGCCGAAGCGAAGGTGATCCTCGGCGCGGCGGTGATCGACGACGTGCTGGGCCTCGTCCTCCTCGCGGTGGTCACCGGGATCATCAGCGCCGCCGACCGGGGCGGCGCGGTCTCGCTCTTCGACGTGGGCTGGACGCTGCTCAAGGCGGTGCTCTTCCTCCTCGGCGCGCTGCTCCTCGGGGTGAAGATCGCGCCGCGGCTCTTCTCCTTCGCCTCGCGGCTGCGCAGCCGCGGCGTGCTCCTCGTCACCGGCCTGCTCGTGCTCTTCGTGATGTCCTGGGCGGCGAACCTCATCGGCCTCGCGCCCATCGTCGGCGCCTTCGCCGCGGGTCTCATCCTCGAGGACGTGCACTACCGGGACTTCCTCGATCGCGGCGAGCACACGCTGGAGGAGCTGATCCACCCGATCGCCGGCTTCCTCGTGCCGGTCTTCTTCGTGCTGATGGGCATGCGCACCGACCTCGCCGCCTTCGGGCAGTCGGCGGTCCTCGGCCTGGCTGCGGCCCTCACGGTGGTGGGCATCGCCGGCAAGCTCGCTTGCGGGCTGGGCGTAATCGGCAAGCCCCTCGACAAGCTCACCATCGGCGTCGGCATGGTGCCGCGCGGCGAGGTGGGGCTCATCTTCGCCAACATCGGCCTCGCCCTCACCGTCGGTGGCCAGCGGATCGTCAGCCCCCCGGTTTTCTCGGCGATCGTGGTGGTGGTGATGGTCACCACGATGGTCACGCCGCCGGCGCTGAAGTGGAGCATCGGCAGGGCCGAAGCGCGTACTCCCTGA
- a CDS encoding alpha/beta hydrolase family protein produces MRPLGFDVYQPDLEGIDDLGPEDGYQLRRIRTLRGPVETRLYQAPGATAGVILVGGVGGGFDSPARNLYARLGEELAAAGIKVLRVRFREPTHLAESIHDVLAGVALLRAHGVERVGLVGHSFGGAAVIAAGVASPVVATVVCLATQSYGAECVGQLGPRPLLLVHGTADEVLPPVSTTTVAANAGEPKEVVYLDGAGHVLDEAAEEVHRRTKRWLEQHLAAPAGG; encoded by the coding sequence ATGCGGCCCCTCGGCTTCGACGTCTACCAGCCCGACCTCGAGGGGATCGACGATCTCGGCCCCGAGGACGGCTACCAGCTCCGCCGGATCCGCACCCTCCGCGGGCCGGTGGAGACGCGGCTCTACCAGGCCCCCGGCGCGACGGCGGGGGTGATCCTGGTCGGCGGCGTCGGCGGCGGCTTCGACAGCCCCGCGCGGAATCTCTACGCCCGTCTCGGCGAGGAGCTCGCCGCAGCGGGGATCAAGGTGCTCCGGGTGCGCTTCCGGGAACCGACCCACCTCGCCGAGTCGATCCACGACGTGCTCGCCGGCGTGGCGCTGCTCCGGGCCCATGGCGTGGAGCGGGTGGGGCTCGTGGGCCATTCCTTCGGCGGCGCGGCGGTGATCGCCGCGGGGGTGGCCTCGCCGGTGGTCGCCACCGTGGTCTGCCTCGCCACCCAGAGCTACGGCGCCGAATGCGTGGGGCAGCTCGGCCCGCGGCCGCTCCTCCTCGTCCACGGCACCGCCGACGAGGTGCTGCCCCCGGTGAGCACCACGACCGTCGCCGCCAACGCCGGCGAGCCGAAGGAGGTGGTCTACCTCGACGGCGCGGGCCACGTCCTCGACGAGGCGGCGGAGGAGGTCCACCGGCGCACGAAGCGCTGGCTCGAGCAGCACCTGGCGGCGCCTGCAGGGGGATAA
- a CDS encoding sensory rhodopsin transducer, translated as MREPLGRRRWAIAEGYIPAWSHGPEPDFTSHETACILNAGEREANVELTIFFSDREPAGPYRVRVPARRTLHLRFNDLSDPEPIPRGRDFASVIESDVPIVVQHTRLDSRQAENALLSTIAFAGAE; from the coding sequence ATGCGCGAGCCGCTGGGGCGCAGGCGGTGGGCCATCGCCGAGGGCTACATCCCGGCGTGGAGCCACGGCCCGGAGCCGGACTTCACCAGCCACGAGACCGCCTGCATCCTCAACGCCGGGGAGCGGGAGGCGAACGTCGAGCTCACCATCTTCTTCTCGGATCGCGAGCCCGCAGGTCCCTACCGGGTGCGGGTGCCGGCACGGCGCACCCTCCACCTGCGCTTCAACGACCTCTCCGATCCCGAGCCGATCCCGAGGGGTCGCGACTTCGCCAGCGTCATCGAATCGGACGTGCCCATCGTGGTGCAGCACACGCGGCTCGATTCCCGGCAGGCAGAGAACGCGCTCCTCTCGACCATCGCCTTCGCCGGCGCGGAGTGA
- the mbhE gene encoding hydrogen gas-evolving membrane-bound hydrogenase subunit E — MVDSFHPGAGWLLVALVALPLLVAAVTPILARWPALRRLPWLPAVATALACAAGFLWLGLLHDEVAFSLPWIGTFGADFSLRLDPLAFLFTLLVTGIGLLILVFSARYVPHDFHDHHTDRKLSTFYAYVLFFMGSMLGLVCADELLTLYVFWEATSVSSFLLIGIYLAEERSRAAAIQAFTITAAAGLLLFVAILLVAAELETTSIADLAGAGERITASRYAPMIVGGVVIGAAAKSAQVPLHVWLPNAMAAPTPVSAYLHSATMVAAGVFLVARLAPFLAPVPGFEGALVTLGTVTMIAAGMVATLRHGLKEILAWSTISQYGYITLLLGLEAWGAALFLIANHAVIKAGLFLCAGIVNYATGENDVRRLGGLWRTHPITTAVAGILALGLAGLPLTSGFWMKELLYKKVVAEGLPWLDGFALAAGILTLVYMLRFFWRTFVAGPLPARHEPEAGMLPMLLPAALLAGVVLLVGIFPSLGAALSDPAAAVSAGAAVATDFTIHWPPDTVLELTAATFAIGGGLFGWLESRERGRLAQPAAAPPLAARVLSPAHLAGSVLRHIGPSSFWGWLLPSLDALGGFVARLQSGKLVHYLLWLSAVPVGLALALLPQVEDWPELAQPESLNQASLAFAALAIAAVGLAIAAALVHSHIAAILMVGGVGFLLALIFSLLRAPDVALVQVAVETVTALLLLIALSRIKMTVREKAMGPAHQRGRAARTATVVTATALGVLVSATVLALQPNLGPEALGRGFFPLAAELEVDAVVTAILVDFRGLDTLGEITVFAAAAIGAVLLLEGSTREEEERDG; from the coding sequence GTGGTCGATTCCTTCCATCCAGGCGCCGGCTGGCTCCTCGTTGCGCTGGTCGCCCTGCCGCTCCTCGTGGCGGCGGTGACGCCGATCCTCGCGCGGTGGCCCGCGCTCCGGCGCCTGCCCTGGCTGCCTGCTGTCGCGACGGCGCTCGCCTGCGCCGCGGGCTTCCTCTGGCTCGGTCTGCTCCACGACGAGGTCGCCTTCTCCCTCCCGTGGATCGGCACCTTCGGCGCCGACTTCTCCCTGCGCCTCGACCCGCTCGCCTTCCTCTTCACCCTGCTGGTCACCGGCATCGGCCTGCTCATCCTCGTCTTCTCGGCGCGCTACGTGCCGCACGATTTCCACGACCACCACACCGACCGGAAGCTCTCCACCTTCTACGCTTACGTGCTCTTCTTCATGGGCTCGATGCTCGGGCTCGTCTGCGCCGACGAGCTCCTCACGCTCTACGTCTTCTGGGAGGCGACGAGCGTCAGCTCCTTCCTGCTCATCGGCATCTACCTGGCCGAGGAGCGATCCCGCGCAGCGGCGATCCAGGCCTTCACCATCACCGCCGCAGCGGGCCTCCTCCTCTTCGTCGCCATCCTGCTCGTCGCCGCCGAGCTGGAGACCACCTCGATCGCCGACCTCGCCGGCGCTGGGGAGCGGATCACTGCGAGCCGGTACGCGCCGATGATCGTCGGTGGCGTGGTGATCGGCGCAGCGGCGAAGAGCGCGCAGGTGCCGCTGCACGTCTGGCTTCCCAACGCGATGGCGGCGCCAACGCCGGTGAGCGCCTACCTCCACTCCGCCACCATGGTCGCCGCCGGCGTCTTCCTCGTCGCCCGCCTCGCGCCCTTCCTGGCGCCGGTCCCCGGCTTCGAGGGCGCTCTCGTCACCCTGGGCACGGTGACGATGATCGCCGCGGGAATGGTGGCGACCCTGCGGCACGGCCTCAAGGAGATCCTCGCCTGGTCGACGATCTCCCAATACGGCTACATCACCCTGCTCCTCGGCCTCGAGGCGTGGGGCGCGGCGCTCTTCCTCATCGCCAACCACGCCGTGATCAAGGCCGGGCTCTTCCTCTGTGCGGGGATCGTCAACTACGCCACCGGCGAGAACGACGTGCGCCGGCTCGGCGGCCTCTGGCGCACCCACCCGATCACCACCGCCGTCGCGGGGATCCTCGCCCTGGGCCTCGCGGGCCTGCCCCTCACCAGCGGCTTCTGGATGAAGGAGCTGCTCTACAAGAAGGTGGTGGCGGAGGGCCTGCCCTGGCTCGACGGCTTCGCACTCGCTGCGGGGATCCTCACCCTCGTCTACATGCTCCGCTTCTTCTGGCGCACCTTCGTCGCGGGGCCGCTCCCGGCGCGCCACGAGCCCGAGGCAGGGATGCTGCCGATGCTCCTGCCGGCGGCGCTGCTCGCAGGGGTGGTGTTGCTGGTCGGCATCTTCCCCTCCCTGGGCGCCGCGCTCTCCGATCCCGCGGCGGCGGTCTCCGCCGGCGCGGCGGTGGCGACGGATTTCACCATCCACTGGCCGCCGGACACGGTGCTCGAGCTCACGGCGGCGACCTTCGCCATCGGCGGCGGCCTCTTCGGCTGGCTGGAGAGCCGCGAACGCGGGCGTCTCGCGCAGCCGGCGGCGGCGCCGCCCCTCGCAGCCCGGGTCCTCTCGCCGGCGCACCTTGCCGGCTCGGTGCTGCGCCACATCGGGCCGAGCAGCTTCTGGGGGTGGCTGCTGCCCTCCCTCGACGCCCTCGGCGGCTTCGTCGCCAGGCTGCAGAGCGGCAAGCTGGTGCACTACCTGCTCTGGCTCTCCGCGGTGCCGGTGGGCCTCGCCCTGGCGCTCCTGCCGCAGGTGGAGGACTGGCCGGAGCTCGCGCAGCCCGAGTCGCTCAACCAGGCGAGCCTCGCCTTCGCCGCCCTCGCGATCGCCGCCGTGGGCCTCGCGATCGCGGCGGCGCTGGTGCACAGCCACATCGCCGCGATCCTGATGGTCGGCGGGGTCGGCTTCCTCCTCGCCCTGATCTTCTCGCTGCTCCGGGCCCCCGACGTGGCGCTGGTGCAGGTGGCGGTGGAGACGGTGACGGCGCTGCTCCTCCTCATCGCCTTGAGCCGGATCAAGATGACGGTGCGGGAGAAGGCGATGGGGCCCGCGCACCAGCGCGGCAGGGCGGCGCGCACCGCCACCGTCGTCACGGCAACCGCCCTCGGCGTCCTGGTGAGCGCCACCGTCCTCGCCCTGCAGCCCAACCTCGGGCCGGAGGCCCTCGGCAGGGGCTTCTTCCCCCTCGCCGCGGAGCTGGAGGTCGACGCGGTGGTGACCGCCATCCTCGTCGACTTCCGCGGCCTCGACACCCTGGGCGAGATCACCGTCTTCGCCGCTGCCGCGATCGGCGCGGTGCTGCTCCTCGAGGGAAGCACCCGCGAAGAGGAGGAGCGCGATGGCTGA
- a CDS encoding MnhB domain-containing protein gives MAERSHHCGIVTITTRLTFPVVLVFAAEHIINAATAPGEGFSGGLLTAMSILLLYVGLGYRRTEQLLPLFGRWGLVAGIALALGTALLGLFTDRGAFLASGGPHPKLLGETIYLTTHGLFDLAIFFTVSSGALNIFRALGARGEVP, from the coding sequence ATGGCTGAGAGGTCCCACCACTGCGGCATCGTGACCATCACCACCCGTCTCACCTTCCCGGTGGTGCTGGTCTTCGCCGCCGAGCACATCATCAACGCCGCCACGGCGCCTGGCGAGGGATTCTCCGGTGGCCTGCTCACCGCGATGTCGATCCTCCTGCTCTACGTCGGGCTCGGTTACCGGCGCACCGAGCAGCTCCTCCCGCTCTTCGGACGCTGGGGCCTCGTCGCCGGCATCGCCCTCGCCCTGGGCACGGCGCTCCTCGGCCTCTTCACCGATCGCGGCGCCTTCCTCGCGAGCGGCGGGCCCCACCCCAAGCTCCTCGGCGAGACGATCTACCTGACCACCCACGGGCTCTTCGATCTTGCGATCTTCTTCACCGTCTCCAGCGGCGCCCTCAACATCTTCCGGGCCCTGGGCGCCCGGGGGGAGGTACCGTGA
- a CDS encoding sodium:proton antiporter has translation MTWLLALTTGAIFGVGVYLLLQRDAIKLILGFSLVLGAANLFLLGCSTFRGGEAPYVETAANAVDPLPQALVLTAIVIGFGVLSLLAALVLAVAWKLRSLDLDNVSRLRR, from the coding sequence GTGACCTGGCTCCTCGCACTGACCACCGGCGCGATCTTCGGCGTCGGCGTCTACCTGCTGCTCCAGCGTGACGCGATCAAGCTGATCCTCGGCTTCTCGCTGGTTCTCGGCGCCGCCAACCTCTTCCTCCTCGGCTGCAGCACCTTCCGCGGCGGCGAGGCGCCCTACGTGGAGACCGCCGCCAACGCCGTCGACCCGCTGCCGCAGGCGCTGGTGCTCACCGCGATCGTGATCGGATTCGGTGTCTTGAGCCTGCTCGCCGCCCTGGTCCTCGCCGTGGCCTGGAAGCTGCGCAGCCTCGATCTCGACAACGTCTCGCGGCTCCGGAGATGA